The Haloplanus sp. GDY1 genomic sequence ATTCTGGCGCCTCAGCGTCCAGAACGGACGATAGTGAACGATTCGGTCGATCGGAACGGCGTCAGAGCTTTGTGGAACGATCCCGTCCTCGACACCTGTGACCGGGATGGACGTCGGCGCGGCGGCCGCGGTCTGTGAGGACATCGTCGACCGGGTCGGCGAGGCCGTCGTCGCCGACCGCGGGTTCCTGGAGACGGTACTGACCGGGATGCTCGCCCGCGGGCACGTCCTCGTCGAGGACGTCCCGGGGACGGGCAAGACGCTCACGGCCATCGCTCTGGCCGACGCCCTGGGGCTCGGATTCAAGCGCATCCAGTTCACGCCCGACCTCCTGCCCGGCGACATCACGGGCACGAACGTCTACGACGAACACGAGGGCGCGTTTCGGTTCCAGCGCGGCCCCGTGTTCGCGAACGTCGTCCTCGCTGACGAGATCAACCGCGCCCCGCCGAAGACCCAGTCGGCGCTCCTGGAGGCGATGGACGAGGGACAGGTGTCCGTCGACGGGGACACCCACTCGCTCCCCGACCCCTTCTTCGTCGTCGCCACCCAGAACCCCGTCGAACAGGAGGGGACCTTCTCCCTGCCGGAGGCACAGCGCGACCGCTTCGTCGTCAAGGCGTCGATGGGGTATCCCGACCGCGCGGGCGAACTCGAACTCCTCGACCGCCGGAGCAACCGCACGACGACGAAGCCGAGCGTCTCGGCCGCCGTCGACGCCGATCGGGTGACCGCCCTCCGGGAGGTCCCCGAGCGCGTGACGGTGAGCGCCGCGGTCAGGGGGTACCTCGTCGACGTGGCTCGGGCGACGCGCGAGGACTCCCGGGTCGAGGTGGGCGTCTCGCCGCGCGGCATCCAGCGGTTCTTCGAGGCCGCCCGCGCCCGGGCGGTGGTCGCCGGCCGGTCGTACGTCGCCCCGGACGACGTGAAGGCGATCGCGCCCGCGGTGTTGACCCACCGGCTGGTGTTGACCTCGGAGGCGACCGTCCGCGGGACCGACCCCCGGGCGGTCGTCGAGAGCGTCCTCGACGCCGTCGAGGTGCCGGCGGCGACGGCCGACTAACCCCGGAGGAGGCCGATCAGGACCACCGCTCCCGCCACGGCGACCACGGCGCCGACGAGCGCGCCGTCGGGGGGCGGCACCGCGCCGACGAGCCCCGTCACCGCCCACGCGGCGGCGACGCCGACGGTGGCGACGCCGACGCTCGCGACGGCGTGGACCGCCTCGATCCGGGCGGCCGACCGGGGACCCAGATCCGCCCGCGCGCTCACGCCCCGGTCGCTCGCGTCCCACGCGACGACGGCGAGGCCGACGAGCGCGAAGGTGACGAGCGGGTCGGCGCCGCCGACGCCCAGGACCGTCGCGACGGCGCCGAGGCCCACCCCCGCGAGCGCCCCGCCGCTCCCCCGCGTCGGCAGCAGTCCGGCGCCGCCGGCGGCGACGAGCGCCGTCAGGAGCGCCGTCAGCGCGACGAGCGCGACCAGCGCGACGCCGAGCACCAGCCCCGCCGGCGACAGCGCCGCCAGCAGGGACGCGGCGACCGGCCGGACGCCGGCCGGCAGGCCACCGACCAGCGGGCGGACGACGCCGCCGCCGGCCGCGGCGAGGAGGACGACGCCGACGCCACCGGCCGTCGCGGGCAGGAGGCGGCCGAGCGTCGCCGCCGTCTCGCCCGCGGCGGCCCGCAGGAGGCGGCTGGCGAGGGCGACGCCGCCGGCGGCGACGGCCAGCGCGAGGAGCCCACTCCGGAGCGCGGACGACGCGACGAGTGCGGCGAGGGCCGCCACCGGGATCGCCGCCCGGACGGGCGGGAGGACCGTCAGGACGCTCGCGAGCGCCGCCAGAGCGCCGTACTTCGCGGCCGTCAGGAGTGCGGCGGCGACCCGTTCGACAGCCGCGCGCACGTCATCGCGGCGCCGCCGGGGCGTCAGTTCCACGACGGGGAGCGCCGACACCGCCGCCCGCCCGGCGAGGGCGGCGGCGCCGACCAGCGTCGCGAACGTCGCCAGCCCGAGCGTCGGCCCCACCGGCGCCAGCAGGGGGGCGAGGAGCCCCCCGACGTCGACGGCCGGGGCCGGGAGCGCGCCGGGGCCGGACGCGAGGCGGGCGAGGAGGGCCACGCCGACGACCGACGCCGACGCCGTCGCCGAGCGCCAGGTCCGCGCGACGGCACCGTCGCCGATGCCGTCGCCGAGCGTCCCCGCGGCGCCGAAGGCCGCCAGCCCCGTCCCGAGGGCGAGGGCGAGGGCGGGGAGGAGCGCGAGCGGCCGCCCGAGCGCCGCGGGGTCGACCCTGGCGGCCACGAGGAGGCCGGTTCCCCCGAGGCCGGCGAGGGCGACGACGGGGACGAGCGCCGACGCCGCGGCCGCCGCCGCCGGCCCCTCGCGGGCGCGACACAGGACGGCGACGCCCAGCAACCCCCCCGACGCCGCGGTCAGTCCCACGGCGGCGCCGCCGCCGGTGGCCGCCACCAGCGTCAGCCCTCCCGCGACGGCACCGCCGACCACGAGGCTCGCGGGCCGGGAGGCGCCCGCCCCGAGGGTCGCCCCGTCGGCGGCCGCCATCACCGCACCTCCGCCCGGAGCGTCCGGGCCAGCGCGGCCGGCAACCGCTCGTCGCGGTCCCAGTCGACGACCGTCGCGCCCAGGCGGCGAAGTCGGTCCAGCCGCAGGCCCCGTTCGAGCGCGACGACCCGCCCCCCGACCGACTCCCCCGTCACGTCCGGCGAGAGGACCGTCGTCTCGTGGCCGCGAACCCGGATCGACTCCACCGCCGCCGCGACGCCGTCGTCGACGGCCGGGGTACAGAGGAGCACCTGCGCCGTCGCGGGGAGGCGACCGAGGAGTCGCTCCAGACCCCCGCCACCGCCGTCGGCCAGCGCCGCCGTCGCCGGCACCGCGTCGTCCGTCCCCGTCGCGGCCGCGTTGCAGACGGCGGCGGCGTGGGTCGGGAAGCCGTCGGCGTCCGCCGGCACCCACGCCGGCCGATCCCCGGTGATCGGATGCGCGGTGCCGAGCGCACCGACGCCGACGTGGTGGCCGGCGTCGCGGAGGACGCTCACCGCGAGCGTGGCCGCGTAGGCCGACAGCGTCGCGCCCGTAGGGCGAGCGTCGCCGGCGGCGACGTGTGCGGGCTCGCGGCCGTCGATCAGCACCGCCACCCGTGCGGCGCGCTGTTCGCGGTACTCCACCGTCGAGAGCTCCCCCGTCTTCGCGTAGCGTCGCCAGTCGATTCGGCTGGCCGGGTCGCCGGCGCGGTAGTCGCGGGTCGCGTAGAACTCGACGCCCACACCGCCGGTGTCGGACGACCGCGCC encodes the following:
- a CDS encoding AAA family ATPase — its product is MDVGAAAAVCEDIVDRVGEAVVADRGFLETVLTGMLARGHVLVEDVPGTGKTLTAIALADALGLGFKRIQFTPDLLPGDITGTNVYDEHEGAFRFQRGPVFANVVLADEINRAPPKTQSALLEAMDEGQVSVDGDTHSLPDPFFVVATQNPVEQEGTFSLPEAQRDRFVVKASMGYPDRAGELELLDRRSNRTTTKPSVSAAVDADRVTALREVPERVTVSAAVRGYLVDVARATREDSRVEVGVSPRGIQRFFEAARARAVVAGRSYVAPDDVKAIAPAVLTHRLVLTSEATVRGTDPRAVVESVLDAVEVPAATAD
- a CDS encoding DUF58 domain-containing protein, giving the protein MTRRVHRYRGLVAATVGLVAAGVATGTGTLLLAGLIPLAFVAQGALSTLSPLDGRVRVEREVRPETPLPGQPVEVRLRVTNVGESAMPDLRVADGVPEELAVSEGDARAGGALRSGETLTAAYTLTANRGSYAFDPVTLRAASVSGTAVTETTVEAEGVEAFDCRVAVEDVPLRRRTSAFAGARSSDTGGVGVEFYATRDYRAGDPASRIDWRRYAKTGELSTVEYREQRAARVAVLIDGREPAHVAAGDARPTGATLSAYAATLAVSVLRDAGHHVGVGALGTAHPITGDRPAWVPADADGFPTHAAAVCNAAATGTDDAVPATAALADGGGGGLERLLGRLPATAQVLLCTPAVDDGVAAAVESIRVRGHETTVLSPDVTGESVGGRVVALERGLRLDRLRRLGATVVDWDRDERLPAALARTLRAEVR